One window of Candidatus Mycobacterium wuenschmannii genomic DNA carries:
- a CDS encoding MarR family winged helix-turn-helix transcriptional regulator: MAAGGWRGEDLGVLAGRLLFAVQDELFSRLHGEGFDDIVPRHGVVLAYLRLDGIRATDLARLSGQVKQVVGLIVDDLERLGYVERRPDPVDRRAKLIVPTTRGRAQMAAADAIMADIMDRHARVLGKQEFRRFIANFREVVDHQRAMTSDDSGEGPNPR; the protein is encoded by the coding sequence GTGGCCGCAGGTGGCTGGCGGGGCGAGGACCTCGGCGTGCTTGCGGGCCGTCTGCTGTTCGCCGTCCAGGACGAGTTGTTCTCTCGCCTCCATGGCGAGGGCTTCGACGACATCGTCCCGAGGCACGGCGTCGTCCTGGCCTATCTGCGACTCGACGGCATCCGCGCGACCGATCTCGCGCGCCTGTCGGGTCAGGTCAAGCAGGTGGTCGGGCTCATCGTCGACGACCTGGAGCGGCTGGGTTACGTCGAGCGTCGGCCAGACCCCGTCGACCGGCGCGCGAAGTTGATCGTCCCCACCACTCGGGGCCGCGCGCAGATGGCCGCGGCGGACGCCATCATGGCCGACATCATGGACCGGCACGCCCGCGTCCTGGGCAAGCAGGAGTTCCGGCGCTTCATCGCCAATTTCCGCGAAGTCGTCGATCATCAGCGGGCCATGACGAGCGACGACTCGGGCGAAGGCCCGAACCCGCGCTGA
- a CDS encoding DUF4345 domain-containing protein: MDATVIAISIVAVFFAGMGGYALVAPSRLIAPFDIALNSVTARSEVRAVYGGFGLAIASVLGAAAVTPGLRAGVVVTVAAAWGGMAFGRLTSLLDGPSSFYPNWFYFVVEAAAAATLFAVAG, from the coding sequence ATGGACGCCACCGTGATTGCCATCTCCATCGTCGCAGTGTTCTTCGCCGGAATGGGTGGGTACGCGCTCGTCGCCCCGAGCCGGCTCATTGCGCCGTTCGACATTGCACTGAATTCCGTTACAGCCCGATCCGAGGTGCGCGCCGTCTACGGGGGGTTCGGTCTGGCGATCGCGAGTGTTCTCGGCGCCGCGGCTGTCACCCCCGGTCTTCGCGCGGGTGTCGTCGTGACGGTGGCAGCGGCATGGGGCGGCATGGCTTTTGGCCGACTCACCTCGCTGCTCGACGGACCGTCGTCGTTCTATCCGAACTGGTTCTACTTCGTGGTCGAGGCGGCCGCTGCTGCCACCCTGTTCGCCGTGGCGGGTTAG
- a CDS encoding ABC transporter ATP-binding protein translates to MEDAVLGVAMTPTSVRTVLVAGAKADGAAVNHDNIDFIRGADLPADSSTEQIISAILMTRATARADGFEVNSTGVTWMNVATATALREGLATRSIANVLLVSPFASAVALARAAGRSAEYDHTALLCVEPDVATLAVVGTADGLVIDVRRRFLPHDDDEAVAALVEIVSDAGAMENGPDGVYVVGSGVDIPLVMPALVAATTLPVSAPEQPETALARGAALASANVELLTPSALELARAAGQTAGYPHIALLCIEPDSATSAVLNTADESIAEVRRRYLPSDDAAALAALVEIVKGAGAMEGRPKGVFLLGSGVDIPLLMPDLVAATSLPISTPEQPSMALARGAALSAANTSALASSAVTLARAAGESAGHDHTALLCIEPDTATLAVVGTADGLVVDVRRRFLPHDDDAAVAALAEIVKGAGAMEGDPQGVFVVGSGVDIPLIMPALADVTDLPVSAPEQPATAPAAEATETPSPLFASSTAFLNGHKQGAAVVPRVPPPVTGPVVLEARGLCKSFGAGPTAIPIIHDINLQITAGEFVVLVGPSGSGKSTLLSILGLLEPPTSGEVLVNGVSVAQLSSRELAGVRGHRIGYVFQSFNLLAGLSVAENVMLPSLLAGRAGRVQFDRAISLLDQFGLAGMAKRVPAELSGGEQQRVAIARALFMAPQVVLADEPTGNLDTKNGRRVIDALYDLNAAGQTIVMVTHDRSIADEAPRLISLLDGRIESDERHIRSRGTAWRAPH, encoded by the coding sequence GTGGAGGACGCTGTGCTGGGTGTCGCGATGACGCCAACTTCGGTTCGCACCGTCCTGGTCGCGGGCGCCAAGGCCGACGGAGCCGCCGTCAACCACGACAACATCGACTTCATCCGTGGCGCGGACCTGCCCGCTGACAGCTCGACGGAGCAGATCATCTCCGCCATCCTGATGACCCGCGCGACGGCGCGGGCCGACGGCTTCGAGGTCAATTCCACGGGCGTGACGTGGATGAACGTCGCCACGGCGACAGCCCTGCGGGAAGGCCTCGCGACCCGCAGCATCGCCAACGTCCTTCTGGTGTCGCCTTTCGCCTCCGCGGTGGCGCTGGCTCGCGCCGCCGGCCGGTCGGCCGAGTATGACCACACGGCGCTGTTGTGCGTGGAACCCGATGTCGCGACGCTCGCGGTGGTCGGCACGGCGGATGGGTTGGTCATCGACGTGCGGCGGCGGTTCCTGCCGCATGACGACGACGAAGCGGTGGCCGCGCTGGTCGAGATCGTCAGCGACGCGGGCGCGATGGAGAACGGACCCGACGGCGTGTACGTGGTCGGATCCGGTGTCGATATCCCGCTCGTCATGCCTGCCCTGGTGGCCGCGACGACGCTGCCGGTGAGCGCACCCGAACAGCCCGAGACGGCCCTGGCCCGGGGCGCGGCGCTGGCGTCGGCCAATGTCGAACTGCTGACGCCGTCCGCGCTCGAATTGGCCCGCGCGGCCGGACAGACCGCCGGCTACCCGCACATCGCGCTGCTGTGCATCGAGCCCGATTCGGCGACCTCCGCCGTGCTGAACACCGCCGACGAGTCGATCGCCGAGGTGCGGCGTCGGTACCTACCTAGTGACGACGCGGCGGCGCTGGCCGCGCTGGTGGAGATCGTCAAAGGCGCGGGCGCGATGGAGGGCAGGCCGAAGGGCGTCTTTCTGCTCGGCTCCGGTGTCGATATCCCGCTGCTGATGCCGGATCTGGTTGCGGCGACGTCACTTCCGATCAGCACGCCCGAGCAACCCTCGATGGCGCTCGCCCGGGGTGCGGCGCTGTCCGCGGCGAACACGTCCGCGCTGGCGTCATCCGCGGTCACGCTGGCCCGCGCGGCGGGGGAATCGGCCGGGCACGACCACACCGCGCTGCTGTGCATCGAGCCGGACACCGCGACGCTCGCGGTGGTCGGCACGGCGGACGGGCTGGTCGTCGACGTCCGTCGCCGGTTCCTGCCGCACGACGACGATGCGGCGGTGGCTGCGCTGGCCGAGATCGTCAAGGGTGCCGGCGCGATGGAGGGCGACCCGCAGGGCGTTTTCGTGGTCGGTTCCGGTGTCGATATCCCGCTGATCATGCCGGCGCTGGCGGATGTCACAGACCTTCCCGTCAGCGCGCCCGAGCAACCGGCGACCGCGCCGGCCGCCGAGGCAACCGAGACCCCGTCGCCGCTGTTCGCCTCGTCCACCGCGTTCCTCAACGGGCACAAACAGGGTGCCGCCGTCGTGCCCCGGGTGCCCCCGCCGGTGACGGGACCCGTCGTGCTGGAAGCACGCGGCCTGTGCAAGTCGTTCGGCGCCGGTCCGACCGCGATCCCGATCATCCACGACATCAACCTGCAGATCACCGCCGGCGAATTCGTCGTCCTGGTCGGACCGTCGGGGTCGGGCAAGTCGACGCTGCTGAGCATCCTCGGCTTGCTGGAGCCGCCGACCAGCGGCGAGGTGCTGGTGAACGGGGTGAGTGTCGCTCAGTTGTCGTCGCGGGAACTGGCCGGCGTGCGCGGTCACCGGATCGGCTACGTCTTCCAGTCGTTCAACTTGCTGGCCGGATTGTCGGTCGCCGAGAACGTGATGCTGCCGAGCCTGCTGGCCGGCCGGGCCGGGCGGGTGCAATTCGACCGGGCGATCTCGTTGCTGGACCAGTTCGGGCTGGCCGGGATGGCCAAGCGGGTGCCCGCGGAGTTGTCCGGCGGCGAGCAGCAGCGCGTGGCCATCGCGCGGGCGCTGTTCATGGCGCCGCAGGTCGTGCTCGCCGACGAGCCCACCGGCAACCTCGATACCAAGAACGGCCGGCGCGTGATCGACGCGCTTTACGACCTGAACGCGGCCGGCCAGACCATCGTGATGGTCACGCACGATCGATCGATCGCCGACGAGGCCCCTCGGTTGATCTCCTTGCTCGACGGCCGCATCGAAAGCGACGAGCGGCACATCCGATCCCGCGGCACGGCATGGCGCGCACCGCACTGA
- a CDS encoding ABC transporter permease, which yields MARTALNAAVSVLRLINFRAIRRHTLRALLASLSLGGGVAIVVAVMIETSSVSTAIDDVGYRIAGPAPLRIVGAATQGGIDPAVIRAARNVPGVAVLAPVVRAATEVRDGGRDTVVLALGIDCSARWIIDPKVCSAGQTEPQVMATSTTFGRTLGKSATLATDVGQLPLPGLAQIPQLDNVNNGRVVVLPLSAAKVQFARDDRADSVYVNLADTVDAKAIQTRLGEVLEVLGPGYRVLTRNDPAAGFNVNVVLFPLLAIFALIAVGVGVILIAQLTRLSIQERRREVAIAAALGASPLSTLVGFLAEAALLGAAGSVVGVALGAIIARPVVASASDLTQQFVGVNVPVVVEPGVVFAGLGIGVLLALAAAIVPSLAASKTPIATELSGRAAYEDAKSARILPKAAAQLAIGFAALFLVWSATLSGGLAPWQATIANGGVVIAIVGMLLAAAYFSAHILASIRLQPDRPHNPILAIAFTGLRADQTRTTAIAGAVAVPVAVATLLSGFLVAIDRGVENVARAQAHDRLVVTTTRFTDWGSTDAKFSPDSMTKLAALPGVGGLERMAEVEITLGNGSLAYVRAEDRPTFSYQVFAGQPPKESVKSNQLVIGGILARQNGIGIGDSILLGSGPTARRIPVGTIVATPEVGGMRIQMSYSLAEQIFGRQPPGLVFINPAKGVALQRIADEVKAGQFNQPLTVVDAKGYRDSVVSGESRFLAPLNTLKYGLLAIAFISVSSTLLLLGIRRRREIALIQALGATPTKVFAVTTLEAVIASATGALLGAIVSVPIIAAVGRAAVVDVGSVTPLIFPMSEAFGYALLAILSAVFAAVVPAWKTTQAALATQLRDE from the coding sequence ATGGCGCGCACCGCACTGAACGCGGCCGTCAGCGTCCTGAGGCTGATCAACTTCCGGGCGATCCGGCGGCACACCCTGCGGGCGCTGCTGGCCTCGCTGTCGCTGGGCGGCGGGGTTGCGATCGTGGTCGCGGTGATGATCGAAACCAGCAGTGTCAGTACGGCTATCGACGACGTCGGGTACCGGATCGCGGGCCCCGCGCCCCTGCGCATCGTCGGCGCCGCGACCCAAGGCGGGATCGATCCGGCGGTCATTCGCGCCGCCCGCAACGTCCCCGGGGTGGCGGTGCTCGCCCCCGTGGTCCGCGCCGCGACCGAGGTGCGCGACGGCGGCCGCGACACCGTCGTGCTGGCGTTGGGCATCGACTGTTCGGCGCGCTGGATCATCGACCCGAAGGTGTGCAGCGCGGGGCAGACGGAACCACAGGTGATGGCGACCTCGACCACCTTCGGGCGCACCCTGGGCAAGTCCGCGACCCTGGCGACCGACGTCGGTCAACTGCCGCTGCCGGGTCTCGCGCAGATCCCGCAGTTGGACAACGTCAACAACGGCCGCGTGGTCGTGTTGCCGCTGAGCGCGGCCAAAGTGCAATTCGCCCGCGACGACCGGGCCGACAGCGTCTACGTGAACCTGGCTGACACCGTCGACGCGAAGGCGATTCAGACCCGCCTCGGCGAGGTGCTGGAGGTGCTCGGACCGGGGTATCGGGTGCTGACCCGCAACGATCCGGCTGCCGGATTCAACGTCAACGTCGTGCTGTTTCCGCTGCTGGCGATCTTCGCGCTGATCGCGGTCGGCGTCGGGGTGATCCTCATCGCCCAGCTCACCCGCCTGTCGATTCAGGAACGCCGACGAGAAGTCGCGATCGCCGCGGCGCTGGGCGCCTCGCCGCTGTCCACCCTGGTCGGCTTCCTCGCCGAGGCTGCGCTGCTCGGCGCCGCCGGTTCGGTGGTCGGCGTCGCGCTGGGCGCGATCATCGCCCGGCCCGTCGTCGCGAGCGCCAGCGACCTCACGCAGCAGTTCGTCGGGGTCAACGTGCCCGTCGTCGTCGAGCCCGGTGTCGTCTTCGCGGGGCTGGGAATCGGCGTACTGCTCGCCCTCGCCGCGGCGATCGTGCCGAGCCTCGCGGCGTCGAAAACCCCGATCGCCACCGAGCTTTCCGGCCGTGCCGCCTACGAAGACGCCAAGTCGGCGCGCATCCTGCCCAAGGCCGCGGCGCAGCTCGCGATCGGCTTCGCGGCCCTCTTCCTGGTGTGGTCGGCGACGCTGTCGGGTGGACTCGCGCCGTGGCAGGCCACGATCGCCAACGGCGGGGTCGTCATCGCAATCGTCGGAATGCTCTTGGCCGCGGCCTATTTCAGCGCGCACATCCTGGCGTCGATCCGGCTCCAACCGGACCGGCCGCACAACCCGATCCTGGCGATTGCCTTCACCGGGCTGCGCGCTGACCAGACCCGGACGACGGCGATCGCCGGTGCCGTCGCGGTCCCGGTCGCCGTCGCCACGCTGCTGTCGGGCTTCCTGGTGGCGATCGACCGTGGCGTCGAGAACGTGGCGCGGGCGCAGGCGCACGATCGGCTGGTGGTCACCACCACCCGGTTCACCGACTGGGGGTCGACGGACGCGAAATTCTCGCCCGACAGCATGACCAAGCTAGCTGCCCTGCCCGGGGTGGGCGGCCTAGAGCGGATGGCCGAAGTCGAGATCACCCTCGGCAACGGATCGCTGGCCTACGTGCGGGCCGAGGACAGGCCCACCTTTTCCTACCAGGTCTTCGCCGGCCAGCCCCCGAAGGAGAGCGTGAAGTCGAACCAGCTCGTCATCGGCGGAATTCTGGCCCGCCAGAACGGGATTGGCATCGGCGACAGCATCCTGCTCGGTAGTGGGCCCACCGCCCGCAGAATTCCTGTCGGGACCATCGTCGCGACCCCCGAAGTGGGCGGGATGCGGATCCAGATGTCGTACTCGCTTGCCGAACAGATCTTCGGGCGTCAGCCACCCGGGCTGGTTTTCATCAATCCGGCGAAAGGTGTTGCCCTGCAACGCATCGCCGACGAGGTCAAGGCCGGGCAATTCAATCAGCCGCTGACCGTCGTGGACGCGAAGGGCTACCGGGATTCGGTGGTCAGCGGCGAGTCCCGGTTCCTCGCGCCACTGAACACGTTGAAGTATGGCCTGCTGGCGATCGCTTTCATCTCGGTGTCCTCGACGCTGCTGCTGCTCGGTATCCGCCGCCGTCGCGAGATCGCGCTGATTCAGGCACTCGGCGCCACCCCGACCAAGGTCTTCGCGGTGACGACGCTGGAGGCCGTCATCGCGAGTGCGACAGGCGCGCTGCTCGGTGCGATCGTGTCCGTGC
- a CDS encoding NADPH-dependent FMN reductase produces MKIGIIVGSIREGRKGLAVGQWVAERAGRHGDAQFELIDLKEFDLPLLTSAVLPAMADRKYDSQNVTRWSQAIDGCDAFVFVSPEYNHGVPGAFKNAFDSIGSEWNNKPVAFVAYGGDGGIRSIQQWRQIVANFEMLDVRGAVALSLFNDFNADGFAPQDRRSAELDTALQQLVSLTAKVRA; encoded by the coding sequence ATGAAGATCGGCATCATCGTCGGATCTATTCGCGAGGGTCGCAAGGGCCTGGCCGTCGGGCAGTGGGTCGCCGAACGCGCTGGGCGACACGGCGATGCCCAGTTCGAGCTGATCGATCTCAAGGAGTTCGACCTGCCGTTACTGACCTCGGCCGTCCTACCGGCGATGGCCGACCGGAAGTACGACTCGCAGAACGTCACCCGCTGGAGTCAGGCCATCGACGGCTGCGATGCGTTCGTCTTCGTCTCACCGGAGTACAACCACGGCGTGCCCGGCGCCTTCAAGAACGCGTTCGACAGCATCGGCTCGGAATGGAACAACAAGCCGGTCGCTTTCGTCGCCTACGGCGGCGACGGCGGAATCCGGTCCATCCAGCAGTGGCGGCAGATCGTCGCGAACTTCGAGATGCTCGACGTCCGGGGCGCGGTGGCCTTGTCGCTGTTCAACGACTTCAACGCCGACGGCTTCGCGCCGCAGGACCGCCGCAGCGCGGAGCTGGACACGGCGCTCCAGCAACTGGTGTCACTGACCGCGAAGGTGCGGGCCTAA